Part of the Sinorhizobium sp. BG8 genome, TTCCATCGTGACATGCTTCAGCTCGGAGGCTGCAGCTCCCGCCACCTTCTTGCCTGTCGGCACGGAGCCCGTGAGCGACACCTTGGCGACATCGGGATGGTTGACGAGCAGCGGCCCGGTCGTCCGGTCTCCCTGGATGACGTTGTAGAGCCCCTTCGGCAGGCCCGCCTCGATCAGGATTTCCGCAATCTTCAGTGCGCCGAGCGGGGTGTTTTCCGAGGGCTTGAACACCATGGCGTTGCCACAGATCAGCGCCGGCGCGCCCTTCCAGCAGGCGATCTGCTGGGGGTAGTTCCAGGCGCCTATGCCGACGCAGACCCCGAGCGGCACTCGCTTCGTAAAGGCAAAATCCTGTCCGAGCGGGATGTAGTCGCCATTGAGGCCGGCGGCCGCGATGCCGCCGAAGAACTCGAAACTGTCGGCGCCGGAGGTCGGATCGGCGACGATCGTTTCCTGGATCGGCTTGCCGGTGTCGAGCGTCTCGAGTTCCGAAAGCTCGCGGTTGCGCTCGCGCATGATCTCGGCCGCCCGCTTGAGGATGCGTCCGCGCGCCGTCGGGCTCATCGCTGCCCATTCCGGTTGCGCGCGCTTGGCCGCCGCGATCGCCTTCTCGACGATTGTGGGCGTTGCTGCATGCAGCCGGGCTATGACTTCGCCCGTTGCCGGATAGAGGCTTTCGAAGGGCGTACCCCCGGCATCCTCGACATATTCGCCGTCGATGAAGTGCGAGGCTTTGGGTTGGGCTCTCATCTCATTCTCCCCGCGGGTAGCGTTTGGATTCCTCGAGATTGTCGAGGTTCATGTGGTTGCGCATGTAGCGCTCGGATGCCTTCTGCAGCGGCTGGTGATCCCAGGGATAGTAGGAGCCATTGCGCAGCGCCTCGTAGACGACCCAGCGTCGCGCCTGGCTTTCGCGCACCGCCGCGTCGAACGCCTCCATGTCCCAGCGCGCTTCCCGCATGGCGCGGAAAGCGTCGAGCGTCGCACGGACGACGGGATTGTCTGGATTGTCGGCGAGGTTGTTGAGCTCCCGCGGATCGGCCTCGAGGTCATAGAGCTGGTCCGGGTCGAGTGCGCAGTGGATATATTTCCACTTGCCCTCGCGAATGGCGACGAGCGGGGCGTAGGAGCCTTCCGCCGCATATTCCATCAGCACCGGAGAGGTCCGTTCGCCGCCGTTCATCAAAGGCAGCAGGCTCTCCCCGTCGGTCCAGTGCATGACCTCCTCCATCGAAATGCCGGCGAGGTCGCACAGGGTAGGGGTGATGTCGAGGTTCGAGACCGGAGAGAGGTGGAGGCCGCCCGCAATGTCGGGACCGGCGATCATCAGGGGCACGCGCGCCGAGCCCTCGAAGAAGTTCATCTTGAACCAGAGGCCCCGCTCGCCCAGCATGTCGCCATGGTCGGAGCAGAACAGGATGAACGTGTCGTCCAGCATCCGCGTGCGCGTCAGCGTGTCGATCAGTTCGCCGACCTTCTCGTCGATATAGGAGATGTTGGCGAAATAGGCGCGGCGCGAGCGGCGCACGTCGTTTCGCGTGACGTCGAAGTTCTTGTAGTCGCAGGAGTGAATGATGCGCTCGGAATGTGGATCCTGCTTTTCGAGCGGGCCGACCTCGGGAAGCAGGTGCTCGCAGTTCTCGTAGAGATCCCAGAACTTGCGGCGCGCCACGTAGGGGTCGTGCGGATGGGTGAAGGAAACCGTCAGGCACCAGGGGCGGCGGGCCTGGTCGTCGTTCTCTCGCGAAAGCTGGTAGAGCTTCTGGTTGGCGAGGAAGGCGACCTCGTCGTCATATTCCATCTGGTTGGTGATCTCGGCGACGCCGGCGCCGGTGACCGAGCCGAGATTGTGATACCACCAGTCGATCCGCTCGCCGGGCTTGCGGTAGTCGGGGGTCCAGCCGAAATCGGCCGGGTAGATGTCCGTCGTCAGCCGTTCCTCGAAACCGTGGAGCTGGTCCGGGCCGACGAAATGCATTTTGCCGGACAGCGCCGTGTAGTACCCGGCGCGGCGCAGGTGGTGCGCATAGGTCGGGATCGAGGAAATGTATTCGGCGGCATTGTCGTAGACCTGGGTGCGGCTCGGCAGTTGCCCCGCCATCAGGGAGGCGCGCGCCGGCGCGCAGAGCGGCGAGGATGTGTAGTTGTTGCGGAACCGTGCCGAACGCTTCGCCAGCGCCTTGAGGTGCGGCGCGTGCAGGAACGTTGCCGGGCCATCCGGAAACAGTGTCCCGTTCAGCTGGTCGACCATGATGATCAGGATGTTCGGCGTTCTGGCACTCAAGGTTCGGGTCCTCTGGATACGGGCATGCGGTTGAAAGGGGCAGTCTAGCGGCTTGCCGGTCCGCGAGGTCGCTGCAATGCGGCGCGGGGCGATGATCCTGCGCCAGCCGGGCCGCCTGCGGAATGACGCAACTGCGCGGAAAGATAGTCTTCCGTCAGTTCGATCGATGCATCGATGCTGATGGGAGCGGACTTCAGGCTCTGGCGGATGTAGAGCCCGTCGATCATCGCGGCCGCGCCCTCGGCGATACGGGCTGCGTCGTCGGCCGAGCAGAGTTCCCTCAGGCTCGCCAGCAGATTGGAATGCAACCGCCGCGCATAGATGACAAGAAGGCGGCGGACGTCCTCCGAGCGTTGCGCCTCGGTATAGAAGGCGAGCCAGGCGGCGATGGTGTCGGGGGCGAACTGGTCGGCCTGAAAACTCACACGGATGATCGCGGACAATCTTTCTCTCGGGGAGGGCGCGGCCTTCAGCGCGGCGACGGCATGCGCACGCAACTGTCTGAGAAGGCTGCGAATTGTTTCTATCAGGAGTTGCTCCTTGGAGCCGAAATAGTGATGCGCGAGAGCCGCAGACACGCCGGCGTGGCGGGCGATTTCCGACATCGTGACGGCAAGCGAGCCGTGGTCGCCGATCGCTCTCAGCGTCGCGTCCACAAGCGCCTTGCGTCGCACCGGTTCCATTCCGACTTTCGGCATCGATCACTCCTTGAAGGTCGGCAGAGTATTTTTAATTGATCGATCAATCAATAAAAATCAGATGGAAGCGGGTTCAAAATTTCTCTTGGGAAAACAGGGGACTATTGTAATATGGGCCGCGTTCAACAGGAGCTGTTCTCATGTCAGAGACTGTGAATACGTTTAGGGTGTCGGAGATTCGGGCCAAGTGGGGCTGGTTCGTGGCCCTCGGGATCCTTCTTCTCGTCTTCGGCATCATTGCCCTCGGAAACCTGCTCGTGGCCACCGTCGCATCGGTCTACGTCGTGGGCATGTTGATGATCGTCGGAGCGATCATCCATCTCGTGCACGCCTTCCAGGTGAAGGGCTGGAGCGACATGGCCTACTGGGCGCTGAGCGGCCTGCTCTATCTCGCCGCGGGCATCCTCGCCTTCGTCAATCCCATCCTCACCTCCGCCGTTCTCACGCTGCTGATGGCCGCCGCGCTGCTGGTATCGGGCATCTTCAGGATCTGGATCGGCATCCGCTCGCGGGAGTTGAGGGGATGGGGCTGGATCGTCGCCAGCGGCATCGTCAGCGGGCTGGCCGGCCTGATCATCATGGCCGGATGGCCGGTGAACAGCCTGTGGGTCCTCGGCCTCTTCCTCGCCTTCGATCTGCTGATGCAGGGATGGTCGATGATCGCCTTCGGGATCATGGCCAAGAGCTGAGCGGATGTTTGACACATTTGCCCGCTTCGGGTTAGAACGCTCGGCGTGGGATGGGGATGGAGCTCCCCGACAACCGCCGGCTACCGGCTGATAGCTCCTGTCAGGGCGACGTCAGTCGCTTTCGGCGGGAGTGTGTCCGGAGCAATGCTTGCTCCGCCAACCGCCGAAAGGCGGTTTTTTGTTGCCCGGTCACTCGAAACGAACAGAAGGGCAGCCCATGAATTATCTGATCGTCTTTCTCGGAGCCGGCATCGGCGGCGCGGGACGTCACGGGGTCAACGTAGTCGCCGCCCGGCTGTTTGGAACCAGCTTTCCGGTTGCAACGCTTGCCATCAACGTCCTCGGCTGCTTCCTGATGGGCATCATCGCCGGGATCTTCGCCTTTCGCAGCCATCTTCCCTATGAAGCCCGGCTCTTCCTGACCACCGGCGTCCTCGGCGGCTTCACCACATTCTCGGCCTTTTCGCTCGATGCGGCGCTCCTGTGGGACCGCGGTGCAATCGGGCAGGCGGCGTTCTATGTCGGGGCCAGCGTGGTCCTGACGCTCGTGGGCGTGGCGGCCGGCATGGCGCTGGCGCGCAGCCTCGTCGGAGGACAGATATCGTGAAAAGCCTGCTCTCGACCTGGCAGTTCTGGGCGCTCGGTTCCGCCGTCTTCGCGGCGCTCACCGCCATTCTCGCGAAGGCCGGCATAGGAGACACCAACGCCGATTTCGCCACCTTCGTGCGCACCGTGGTCATTCTCCTGCTCCTCGCATGCATCGTGACCGTGACGCAGAGCTGGCAGTCGCCGTCGGCGGTTTCGCCGAGAAGCTGGATCTTCCTGGTTCTCTCGGGTCTTGCGACGGGGGCTTCCTGGTTCTGCTATTTCCGGGCACTGAAGCTCGGGAATGCCGCGCAGGTTGCGCCGCTCGACAAGCTCAGCGTCGTTCTCGTCGCCATTTTCGCCGTGCTTTTCCTAGGCGAGAGGCTTTCCCCCACCCATTGGCTGGCGGTGTCGATGATCGCCGCAGGTGCCGTTCTCCTGACCTTGCGCATCTGACTCTGTTGTCGCCAACTCCCTGCAGTCGTTGAAGTTTCATTAAACTGTCACACTGGGGAAAGGAAAAATTCAGGCTTCAGCCGGAAGAGTCCCGCAAAAATTGTAGACGGGAGTTCCTGCATGTCTGCCGCTGAAATGCTCGCGTTGCGCCGCTATGCGGACGACGAGATAGTCACACTCGCCAAGCTTGTGGTCCAGACGGCGTTCCAGCCGATCGTGGAAGCGGCGACCGGCGCGGTCTTCGGCTTCGAGTCCCTGATGCGCGGCTTCGATCGCCTGGGCTTCCGCTCGCCGCTCGATCTTCTCGACCGGGCTCACGAGGCTGGCCAGCTGCTTGCTGTCGAACACATGATCAACAGTCGCGCACTCGCCGCCTTCGCCGCGTTGCCGGACTTTGCGTCCCGTACACTGTTCATCAATCTCGACTCGCGCCTCGTCGGTGTCGGGGGAGATGTCGTCGAGCGCCTGACCTCCCACCTGAAGCGTGCCGGGATCCCCGCATCATCCATCTGCTTCGAGATATCCGAGCGTTTCCAGAACGATGTCGTTCCCGAGTTCACCGAGCTGATGCGACGGCTCCGGCTCGAGGGTTTCAAACTTGCGATCGACGACTTCGGCGTCGGCCACAACGGGTTGAAGCTGCTGTGCGACCATCCGGTCGACTATCTCAAGATCGACCGCCATTTCATCTCCCGCATCGATGCCGATGCGCGCAAGCGTCATCTGGTCAGGAACACGATCAATGCGGCCCATGTGCTCGGCATACGCGTGATCGCCGAGGGCGTGGAAAACGAGGCGGAGTTCGTTGCCTG contains:
- a CDS encoding EamA family transporter, which gives rise to MKSLLSTWQFWALGSAVFAALTAILAKAGIGDTNADFATFVRTVVILLLLACIVTVTQSWQSPSAVSPRSWIFLVLSGLATGASWFCYFRALKLGNAAQVAPLDKLSVVLVAIFAVLFLGERLSPTHWLAVSMIAAGAVLLTLRI
- the betB gene encoding betaine-aldehyde dehydrogenase codes for the protein MRAQPKASHFIDGEYVEDAGGTPFESLYPATGEVIARLHAATPTIVEKAIAAAKRAQPEWAAMSPTARGRILKRAAEIMRERNRELSELETLDTGKPIQETIVADPTSGADSFEFFGGIAAAGLNGDYIPLGQDFAFTKRVPLGVCVGIGAWNYPQQIACWKGAPALICGNAMVFKPSENTPLGALKIAEILIEAGLPKGLYNVIQGDRTTGPLLVNHPDVAKVSLTGSVPTGKKVAGAAASELKHVTMELGGKSPLIVFDDADLESAIGGAMLGNFYSTGQVCSNGTRVFVQKGIKQKFLSRLKERTEKIVIGEPLDEATQLGPMVSKAQRDKVMDYIGKGKAEGATLLTGGGIPNHVSGEGYYIQPTVFSDVKDEMTIAREEIFGPVMCVLDFDREDEVIARGNATEFGLSGGVFTADITRAHRVVDQLEAGTLWINTYNLCPVEIPFGGSKQSGFGRENSLAALEHYSELKTVYVSMGKVEAPY
- the betI gene encoding transcriptional regulator BetI, with the translated sequence MPKVGMEPVRRKALVDATLRAIGDHGSLAVTMSEIARHAGVSAALAHHYFGSKEQLLIETIRSLLRQLRAHAVAALKAAPSPRERLSAIIRVSFQADQFAPDTIAAWLAFYTEAQRSEDVRRLLVIYARRLHSNLLASLRELCSADDAARIAEGAAAMIDGLYIRQSLKSAPISIDASIELTEDYLSAQLRHSAGGPAGAGSSPRAALQRPRGPASR
- the crcB gene encoding fluoride efflux transporter CrcB gives rise to the protein MNYLIVFLGAGIGGAGRHGVNVVAARLFGTSFPVATLAINVLGCFLMGIIAGIFAFRSHLPYEARLFLTTGVLGGFTTFSAFSLDAALLWDRGAIGQAAFYVGASVVLTLVGVAAGMALARSLVGGQIS
- a CDS encoding HdeD family acid-resistance protein, which gives rise to MSETVNTFRVSEIRAKWGWFVALGILLLVFGIIALGNLLVATVASVYVVGMLMIVGAIIHLVHAFQVKGWSDMAYWALSGLLYLAAGILAFVNPILTSAVLTLLMAAALLVSGIFRIWIGIRSRELRGWGWIVASGIVSGLAGLIIMAGWPVNSLWVLGLFLAFDLLMQGWSMIAFGIMAKS
- the betC gene encoding choline-sulfatase, with the translated sequence MSARTPNILIIMVDQLNGTLFPDGPATFLHAPHLKALAKRSARFRNNYTSSPLCAPARASLMAGQLPSRTQVYDNAAEYISSIPTYAHHLRRAGYYTALSGKMHFVGPDQLHGFEERLTTDIYPADFGWTPDYRKPGERIDWWYHNLGSVTGAGVAEITNQMEYDDEVAFLANQKLYQLSRENDDQARRPWCLTVSFTHPHDPYVARRKFWDLYENCEHLLPEVGPLEKQDPHSERIIHSCDYKNFDVTRNDVRRSRRAYFANISYIDEKVGELIDTLTRTRMLDDTFILFCSDHGDMLGERGLWFKMNFFEGSARVPLMIAGPDIAGGLHLSPVSNLDITPTLCDLAGISMEEVMHWTDGESLLPLMNGGERTSPVLMEYAAEGSYAPLVAIREGKWKYIHCALDPDQLYDLEADPRELNNLADNPDNPVVRATLDAFRAMREARWDMEAFDAAVRESQARRWVVYEALRNGSYYPWDHQPLQKASERYMRNHMNLDNLEESKRYPRGE